A part of Azospirillum thermophilum genomic DNA contains:
- a CDS encoding ATP-binding cassette domain-containing protein: MPADHPEILIENLSIRRPGGGALLDPTTLRIGPSEVVLLVGPSGGGKSTIVKLLGGLLEVGEGGWRVTGRLTLGDRRIDLAAERSDVGGIVFQEHALFDDLTAIENLRIAADHAPGRHPELMADATALLGDIGPHKRVSACSGGQRQRLAIARTVLADRPVLLFDEPNSGLDVTSARRLGELIRGLCRGMGKPALIVAHHVKDLLPIADRVLLLDTRNHRLVEVPPDAELVEAELLRVGSAPDAATDAAPDAGTAVRRPPAGERPNPWPAAIGSRSRGYWFLRYLAEYFWALCVSPMMLVYMGMGALIMGFVSMWFGFNYNSFGGFLKSLLHDETLVGVGLVQATVAVPLISSILFVARNNAIIAADIGNRVLSSQFKAMENLHIPARGYIFTAIILNMVVGSGLLLVMSLAVASWGSMETWHLLFPQQPRELWQDHFFRKLLVDGLWPAKKMGWVLLKVALSGFLAGGVAILIGMGRKDSVIAINTAIAQSIIAGVTITLLVHALVSVLTLTF, from the coding sequence ATGCCTGCGGACCATCCCGAAATCCTGATCGAGAACCTGTCGATCCGCCGGCCCGGCGGCGGCGCACTGCTCGACCCCACGACGCTGCGCATCGGCCCGTCGGAGGTGGTCCTGCTGGTCGGCCCCAGCGGCGGCGGCAAGTCCACCATCGTGAAGCTGCTTGGCGGGCTGCTGGAGGTCGGCGAGGGCGGCTGGCGGGTGACCGGCCGGCTGACGCTGGGCGACCGCCGGATCGACCTCGCCGCCGAGCGCAGCGACGTCGGCGGCATCGTCTTCCAGGAGCATGCGCTGTTCGACGACCTGACGGCGATCGAGAACCTGCGCATCGCCGCCGACCATGCGCCGGGCCGCCACCCGGAGCTGATGGCCGACGCCACCGCGCTGCTCGGCGACATCGGCCCGCACAAGCGCGTATCGGCCTGCAGCGGCGGCCAGCGCCAGCGCCTCGCCATCGCCCGCACGGTGCTGGCCGACCGGCCGGTGCTGCTGTTCGACGAGCCGAACTCCGGCCTCGACGTCACCTCGGCCCGGCGGCTGGGGGAGCTGATCCGCGGGCTGTGCCGCGGCATGGGCAAGCCGGCGCTGATCGTCGCCCACCATGTGAAGGACCTGCTGCCGATCGCCGACCGGGTGCTGCTGCTCGACACCCGCAACCACCGGCTGGTCGAGGTGCCGCCCGACGCCGAGCTGGTGGAGGCGGAGCTGCTGCGGGTGGGCTCGGCCCCCGATGCCGCCACGGATGCCGCTCCCGATGCGGGGACGGCCGTCCGGCGTCCGCCCGCCGGCGAACGGCCCAACCCCTGGCCGGCCGCCATCGGCAGCCGGTCGCGCGGCTACTGGTTCCTGCGCTATCTCGCCGAATATTTCTGGGCGCTCTGCGTGTCCCCGATGATGCTGGTCTACATGGGGATGGGAGCGCTGATCATGGGCTTCGTGTCCATGTGGTTCGGCTTCAACTACAATTCCTTCGGCGGCTTCCTGAAGTCGCTGCTGCATGACGAGACGCTGGTCGGCGTCGGGCTGGTGCAGGCGACGGTGGCGGTGCCGCTGATCAGCAGCATCCTGTTCGTCGCCCGCAACAACGCCATCATCGCCGCCGACATCGGCAACCGGGTGCTGTCCTCGCAGTTCAAGGCGATGGAGAACCTGCACATCCCGGCCCGCGGCTACATCTTCACCGCGATCATCCTGAACATGGTGGTGGGATCGGGCCTGCTGCTGGTGATGTCGCTGGCGGTGGCGAGCTGGGGGTCGATGGAGACCTGGCACCTGCTGTTCCCGCAGCAGCCGCGCGAGCTGTGGCAGGACCATTTCTTCCGCAAGCTGCTGGTCGACGGGCTGTGGCCGGCGAAGAAGATGGGCTGGGTGCTGCTGAAGGTGGCGCTGAGCGGGTTCCTGGCCGGCGGCGTGGCGATCCTGATCGGCATGGGGCGCAAGGACTCGGTGATCGCGATCAACACCGCCATCGCCCAGTCGATCATCGCCGGCGTGACCATCACGCTGCTGGTGCATGCGCTGGTATCGGTGCTGACGCTGACCTTCTAG
- a CDS encoding MFS transporter has protein sequence MAYAASTGDAVRPMSGEEKKVIFASSLGTVFEWYDFYLYGSLSAVIAKQFFSGVNPTAAFIFALLAFAAGFAVRPFGALVFGRLGDMIGRKYTFLVTILLMGLSTFIVGILPNYAAIGIAAPIILIVLRLLQGLALGGEYGGAATYVAEHAPHGRRGNYTAWIQTTATLGLFLSLLVILGCRVSMSPEAFDEWGWRIPFLISIVLLGISVWIRLMLNESPAFKRMKEEGKHSKAPLTESFGEWKNLKVVLLALFGLVAGQAVVWYTGQFYALFFLTQTLKVDAQTANLMIAAALLIGTPFFIVFGTLADRIGRKPIIMAGLVLACLTYFPIFKAITHYANPALETAAATAPVVVVADPNECSFQFNPVGTSQFTSSCDIAKSALARRGIPYSNEAAPAGTVASVRVGTTVIQSYIAAPAASTGVSLSHGPSTHAAPTDVKAAGAAFDKGLSDALKTAGYPPKADPAQVDHVMVIALLTVLVLYVTMVYGPIAAMLVEMFPTRIRYTSMSLPYHIGNGWFGGFLPTTSFAIVAATGDIYSGLWYPIVIAAATFVIGVLFVRETRDVDIYQHD, from the coding sequence ATGGCTTATGCGGCATCCACGGGCGACGCCGTTCGCCCGATGAGCGGCGAGGAGAAGAAGGTCATCTTCGCCTCGTCGCTCGGCACGGTCTTCGAGTGGTATGATTTCTACCTGTACGGCTCGCTCAGCGCGGTGATCGCCAAGCAGTTCTTCTCGGGCGTCAACCCGACCGCGGCCTTCATCTTCGCCCTGCTCGCCTTCGCCGCCGGCTTCGCGGTGCGTCCGTTCGGCGCGCTGGTCTTCGGCCGGCTGGGCGACATGATCGGCCGCAAATACACCTTCCTCGTCACCATCCTGCTCATGGGCCTGTCCACCTTCATCGTGGGCATCCTGCCCAACTACGCCGCCATCGGCATCGCGGCGCCGATCATCCTGATCGTGCTGCGCCTGCTGCAGGGCCTGGCGCTCGGCGGCGAATACGGCGGTGCCGCGACCTATGTGGCGGAGCATGCGCCGCACGGCCGCCGCGGCAACTACACCGCCTGGATCCAGACCACGGCGACGCTGGGCCTGTTCCTGTCGCTGCTGGTGATCCTGGGCTGCCGCGTGTCGATGTCGCCGGAGGCCTTCGACGAGTGGGGCTGGCGCATCCCCTTCCTGATCTCGATCGTGCTGCTGGGCATCTCGGTCTGGATCCGCCTGATGCTGAACGAATCGCCCGCCTTCAAGCGGATGAAGGAGGAGGGCAAGCATTCCAAGGCGCCGCTGACCGAATCCTTCGGCGAGTGGAAGAACCTGAAGGTCGTGCTGCTCGCCCTGTTCGGCCTCGTCGCCGGCCAGGCGGTGGTCTGGTACACCGGCCAGTTCTATGCCCTGTTCTTCCTGACCCAGACGCTGAAGGTCGATGCGCAGACCGCCAACCTGATGATCGCGGCGGCCCTGCTGATCGGCACGCCCTTCTTCATCGTCTTCGGCACGCTGGCCGACCGCATCGGCCGCAAGCCGATCATCATGGCCGGGCTGGTGCTGGCCTGCCTGACCTACTTCCCGATCTTCAAGGCGATCACCCACTACGCCAACCCGGCGCTGGAAACCGCGGCCGCCACGGCGCCGGTCGTGGTCGTCGCCGACCCCAACGAGTGCTCCTTCCAGTTCAACCCTGTCGGCACCAGCCAGTTCACCTCCTCCTGCGACATCGCCAAGAGTGCGCTGGCCCGCCGCGGCATCCCCTATTCCAACGAGGCCGCGCCGGCGGGGACCGTCGCGTCGGTCCGCGTCGGCACCACGGTCATCCAGTCCTACATTGCGGCGCCGGCGGCCTCGACCGGCGTGTCGCTGAGCCACGGCCCGTCGACCCATGCCGCCCCGACCGACGTGAAGGCCGCCGGCGCCGCCTTCGACAAGGGCCTGTCCGACGCGCTGAAGACCGCCGGCTACCCGCCGAAGGCCGACCCGGCGCAGGTCGACCATGTGATGGTCATCGCCCTGCTGACCGTGCTGGTCCTCTACGTCACCATGGTCTACGGCCCGATCGCCGCGATGCTGGTGGAGATGTTCCCCACCCGCATCCGCTACACCTCGATGTCGCTGCCCTACCATATCGGCAACGGCTGGTTCGGCGGCTTCCTGCCGACGACCTCCTTCGCCATCGTGGCGGCCACCGGCGACATCTATTCCGGCCTCTGGTACCCGATCGTGATCGCCGCGGCGACCTTCGTGATCGGCGTGCTGTTCGTCCGCGAGACCCGGGACGTCGACATCTACCAGCACGACTGA
- a CDS encoding methyl-accepting chemotaxis protein: protein MALSLVIQQYNRQNDAQIAHAHVAAFAAVARIAEVTALERGTVNAALLQEKAADQKVLAKISADAATTDKAFAAGLEALGRLPNGKALSGRAEGIAKRWREGRERALPAVELPDSRRDAALVKDYSASMAKLIAEYTPILDEMETTVLKRNAAAGDLISLARLTMDLRATAGNRGVLMTQLVAADEPATPASLEKAAELAGRVDELWTRVQTLVRQLGAGGELGDAVATVKQRYFSEGLALYDTVLKAARVDGRHGLELADFRARQTAFLQAILQIRDAAVAEGLKSLDEEIADARLLMVEAGLLTAAIAAAIFVLASVFNRRVIRPLNGLALLMERLAKGDLEIAVDGVGRKDEVGMLARSLEVFKEAAVTNRRLEEEQHAEQIRKEERQKQIEEYIRSFDRSVSEVLGGMASASSELSHTAESMAALADQTNAQATASAASAEQTSANVQTVAAATEEMAASIQEIGRQVASSTSIASTAATQAQQTVESVRGLAEAANRIGEVVRLIQDIASQTNLLALNATIEAARAGEAGKGFAVVASEVKALANQTSKATEEIGAQIAAVQMATQGTVHAIDEIGTTIASINEIASAIAAAIEEQNATTGEITRNVQQAALGTRDVSGTIVQVNEAASQTGTAATQVLGASRELSQQAEALHREVGTFLAQIRAA from the coding sequence GTGGCTCTGTCTTTGGTCATACAGCAATACAACCGTCAGAATGACGCACAAATTGCGCATGCCCACGTCGCGGCCTTCGCCGCCGTCGCCCGCATCGCCGAGGTGACGGCGCTGGAGCGCGGCACCGTCAATGCCGCCCTGCTGCAGGAGAAGGCGGCGGACCAGAAGGTGCTCGCCAAGATCAGCGCCGATGCCGCGACCACCGACAAGGCCTTCGCCGCCGGGCTGGAGGCTCTGGGCCGGCTGCCGAACGGCAAGGCGTTGTCCGGCCGCGCGGAGGGGATCGCCAAGCGCTGGCGCGAGGGGCGCGAGCGCGCACTGCCTGCGGTCGAGCTGCCGGACTCCCGGCGCGACGCCGCGCTGGTGAAGGACTATTCGGCCTCGATGGCGAAGCTGATCGCGGAGTACACCCCGATCCTCGACGAGATGGAAACCACCGTGCTGAAGCGGAACGCGGCGGCCGGCGACCTGATCTCGCTCGCCCGGCTGACCATGGACCTGCGCGCCACCGCCGGGAACCGCGGCGTGCTGATGACCCAGCTCGTCGCCGCCGACGAGCCCGCCACCCCGGCCTCGCTGGAGAAGGCGGCGGAGCTGGCCGGCCGGGTGGACGAGCTGTGGACGCGCGTGCAGACGCTGGTCCGGCAGCTCGGCGCCGGCGGCGAGCTCGGCGACGCCGTCGCGACGGTGAAGCAGCGCTATTTCTCCGAAGGGCTGGCGCTCTACGACACCGTGCTGAAGGCGGCGCGGGTGGACGGGCGGCACGGGCTGGAGCTGGCCGATTTCCGCGCCCGCCAGACGGCGTTCCTGCAGGCGATCCTGCAGATCCGCGACGCCGCCGTGGCCGAGGGGCTGAAGTCCCTGGACGAGGAGATCGCCGACGCCCGCCTGCTGATGGTCGAGGCCGGGCTGCTGACCGCCGCCATCGCCGCCGCCATCTTCGTGCTGGCCTCGGTCTTCAACCGCCGGGTGATCCGCCCGCTGAACGGCCTCGCCCTGCTGATGGAGCGGCTGGCGAAGGGCGACCTGGAGATCGCCGTGGACGGCGTCGGCCGCAAGGACGAGGTGGGCATGCTGGCCCGCTCGCTGGAGGTCTTCAAGGAGGCCGCCGTCACCAACCGCCGCCTGGAGGAGGAGCAGCACGCCGAGCAGATCCGCAAGGAGGAGCGCCAGAAGCAGATCGAGGAGTATATCCGCAGCTTCGACCGCTCCGTCTCCGAGGTGCTGGGCGGCATGGCCTCGGCCTCGTCGGAGCTGAGCCACACTGCCGAGAGCATGGCGGCGCTGGCCGACCAGACCAACGCCCAGGCGACCGCGTCGGCCGCGTCGGCCGAGCAGACCAGCGCCAACGTGCAGACCGTCGCCGCCGCGACCGAGGAGATGGCGGCCTCGATCCAGGAGATCGGCCGGCAGGTCGCCAGCTCGACCAGCATCGCCTCCACCGCCGCGACCCAGGCACAGCAGACGGTGGAGTCCGTCCGCGGCCTCGCCGAGGCGGCCAACCGCATCGGCGAGGTGGTGCGGCTGATCCAGGACATCGCCAGCCAGACCAACCTGCTGGCGCTGAACGCGACGATCGAGGCGGCCCGTGCCGGCGAAGCCGGCAAGGGCTTCGCCGTGGTGGCGAGCGAGGTCAAGGCGCTGGCCAACCAGACCAGCAAGGCGACCGAGGAGATCGGCGCCCAGATCGCCGCGGTCCAGATGGCGACGCAGGGCACGGTGCACGCGATCGACGAGATCGGCACGACGATCGCCTCGATCAACGAGATCGCCTCGGCCATCGCCGCCGCCATCGAGGAGCAGAACGCCACCACCGGCGAGATCACCCGCAACGTCCAGCAGGCCGCCCTCGGCACCCGCGACGTCAGCGGGACCATCGTGCAGGTCAACGAGGCCGCCAGCCAGACCGGCACCGCCGCCACCCAGGTGCTCGGCGCCTCGCGCGAGTTGTCGCAGCAGGCCGAGGCCCTGCACCGCGAGGTCGGCACCTTCCTCGCCCAGATCCGCGCCGCCTGA
- a CDS encoding hybrid sensor histidine kinase/response regulator, producing MESWFILAISLAYLATLFAIAWYGDRTAKGTANRRTPLLYALSFGVYCTSWTFYGAVGRAATGGFYFLPIYIGPILLMGLGWPILARIVRVAKAENVVSISDFLSARYGKSRGLAALVTITAVIGLLPYIALQLKAITISFEALASDTLRSEMSRAPGGTTLLVTFLMAAFAILFGVRSISANEHHRGLMMAIAAESVVKLAAALGVGGAIAFAAYGDPATFFSVAASHPEFLELMRVSTIGVDWWVACLLSALAILCLPRQFHVAVVENTHAGDVRSSARLFPAYLIAINLFVLPVALAGLMLFPDGRTNADTFMVTVPLTQGWPWLAMIAFIGGLSAATSMILVETVALSTMICNDIAVPLLMTMRPEDRRLRDDPAAILLMVRRSAVIVILVLAYGCYRVLGPAFPLATIGMMSFTAVAQFAPALLIGLVWSRATRAGAFAGIIAGFVGWTYTMLLPSFADAGWLTADALKAGPFGLTGLSPVALAGIADIDPLTNAALWSLGPNLLLLVLVSLVTRPSTLERQQAARFMSRRRADGAETPGPRGATLADLHDLATRYVGQARADSAFRRLTAVGDGDLQTALLARSDGEAIQLTERLLAGAVGSASARVVVAGLLSDRRLSRTDARSIIDEASRAILKQHELLRATVENVPQGIAVFDEEWRVATWNNQFLVLLDLPDGFVQVGTSLEEIVGLIARRGEYGRNGEIETLLARRSDPRRRNKPDVYERRRPDGTVLEIATNPMPGGGFVAVYTDVTERHRAAAALLEANETLERRIAERTRDLSEAKAEAERANAGKTRFLAAASHDLLQPLHAARLFVSALSERNGDPAIRQIDTSLRSVEQILGDLLDVSKLDSGVVKPNPAALRIDELLKPLGEEFTVLARQHGLALRTVGCTATVRSDPTLLRRILQNYLANAVRYTRTGRILLGCRRRGDHLSIEVWDTGPGIPEHRVPEIFMEFRQLDHDGDERGKGLGLGLAIVERLAGILDHPVHVRSQVGRGSVFSVLVPLTAEPVAARPAVVRPRGRDLRGVLVLCLENEPAIARATEDLLSSWACRVVTAATPDLALARLEGAVPDVILTDYHLDRSITGVEALATLRAGLGASIPAAVVTADRAPAVREDIEGAGCRLLYKPVKPGALRALLAQLLAEGQRLAG from the coding sequence ATGGAGAGCTGGTTCATCCTGGCCATCTCGCTGGCCTATCTCGCCACCCTCTTCGCCATCGCCTGGTATGGCGACCGCACGGCGAAGGGGACGGCGAACCGGCGCACGCCCCTGCTCTACGCGCTCAGCTTCGGGGTCTACTGCACCTCCTGGACCTTCTACGGCGCCGTCGGGCGGGCGGCGACCGGCGGATTCTACTTCCTGCCGATCTACATCGGGCCGATCCTGCTGATGGGGCTCGGCTGGCCGATCCTGGCGCGCATCGTGCGGGTGGCCAAGGCGGAGAACGTCGTCTCCATCTCCGACTTCCTGTCGGCGCGCTACGGCAAGAGCCGCGGGCTGGCGGCGCTGGTGACCATCACGGCGGTGATCGGGCTGCTGCCCTACATCGCGCTGCAGCTCAAGGCGATCACCATCAGCTTCGAGGCGCTGGCGAGCGACACGCTGCGCTCCGAGATGAGCCGGGCGCCCGGCGGCACGACGCTGCTGGTCACCTTCCTGATGGCGGCCTTCGCCATCCTGTTCGGCGTGCGCAGCATCTCCGCCAACGAGCACCACCGCGGCCTGATGATGGCGATCGCCGCGGAATCGGTGGTGAAGCTGGCGGCGGCGCTCGGGGTCGGCGGCGCCATCGCCTTCGCGGCCTACGGCGACCCCGCCACCTTCTTCTCCGTCGCGGCGAGCCATCCGGAGTTCCTGGAACTGATGCGGGTCAGCACCATCGGGGTGGACTGGTGGGTGGCCTGCCTGCTGTCGGCGCTGGCGATCCTCTGCCTGCCGCGGCAGTTCCATGTCGCGGTGGTGGAGAACACCCATGCCGGCGACGTGCGCTCCTCCGCCCGGCTGTTCCCCGCCTACCTGATCGCCATCAACCTGTTCGTGCTGCCGGTGGCGCTGGCCGGGCTGATGCTGTTCCCCGACGGGCGGACCAACGCCGACACCTTCATGGTCACGGTGCCGCTGACCCAGGGCTGGCCGTGGCTGGCGATGATCGCCTTCATCGGCGGCCTGTCCGCCGCCACCAGCATGATCCTGGTGGAGACGGTGGCGCTCAGCACCATGATCTGCAACGACATCGCGGTGCCTCTGCTGATGACCATGCGGCCGGAGGACCGGCGGCTGCGCGACGATCCGGCGGCGATCCTGCTGATGGTCCGCCGCTCCGCGGTGATCGTCATCCTGGTGCTGGCCTACGGCTGCTACCGCGTTCTCGGCCCGGCCTTCCCGCTGGCGACCATCGGCATGATGTCCTTCACCGCGGTGGCGCAGTTCGCCCCGGCCCTGCTGATCGGGCTGGTGTGGAGCCGCGCCACCCGCGCCGGCGCCTTCGCCGGGATCATCGCCGGCTTCGTCGGCTGGACCTACACGATGCTGCTGCCCTCCTTCGCCGACGCCGGCTGGCTGACGGCGGACGCCCTGAAGGCCGGCCCCTTCGGACTGACCGGGCTGAGCCCGGTGGCGCTGGCCGGCATCGCCGACATCGACCCGCTGACCAACGCCGCGCTGTGGAGCCTCGGCCCCAACCTGCTGCTGCTGGTGCTGGTCTCGCTGGTCACCCGCCCGTCGACGCTGGAACGCCAGCAGGCCGCCCGCTTCATGAGCCGCCGCCGCGCCGACGGTGCGGAAACCCCCGGCCCGCGCGGCGCCACGCTGGCCGACCTGCACGACCTGGCGACGCGTTATGTCGGGCAGGCCCGCGCCGACTCCGCCTTCCGGCGGCTGACCGCGGTCGGCGACGGCGACCTGCAGACCGCCCTGCTGGCGCGCAGCGACGGCGAGGCGATCCAGCTCACCGAACGGCTGCTCGCCGGGGCGGTCGGCTCGGCCTCGGCCCGCGTGGTGGTGGCGGGGCTGCTGTCCGACCGCCGGCTGTCGCGCACCGACGCCCGCTCGATCATCGACGAGGCCTCGCGCGCCATCCTGAAGCAGCACGAGCTGCTGCGCGCCACCGTGGAGAACGTCCCCCAGGGCATCGCCGTGTTCGACGAGGAATGGCGCGTCGCCACCTGGAACAACCAGTTCCTCGTCCTGCTCGACCTGCCGGACGGCTTCGTGCAGGTCGGCACCTCGCTGGAGGAGATCGTCGGGCTGATCGCCCGGCGCGGCGAGTACGGCCGCAACGGCGAGATCGAGACGTTGCTGGCGCGCCGCTCCGACCCGCGCCGGCGCAACAAGCCGGACGTCTACGAACGGCGGCGCCCGGACGGCACGGTGCTGGAGATCGCCACCAACCCGATGCCCGGCGGCGGCTTCGTCGCCGTCTACACCGACGTGACCGAGCGGCACCGCGCCGCCGCCGCCCTGCTGGAGGCCAACGAGACGCTGGAGCGCCGCATCGCCGAACGCACCCGCGACCTGTCCGAGGCGAAGGCGGAGGCCGAGCGGGCCAACGCCGGCAAGACGCGCTTCCTCGCCGCCGCCAGCCATGACCTGCTGCAGCCGCTGCACGCTGCCCGGCTGTTCGTCTCCGCCCTGTCGGAGCGCAACGGTGACCCGGCGATCCGGCAGATCGACACCTCGCTGCGGTCGGTCGAGCAGATCCTCGGCGACCTGCTGGACGTGTCGAAGCTCGACAGCGGGGTGGTCAAGCCCAACCCGGCGGCGCTGCGCATCGACGAGCTGCTGAAGCCGCTGGGCGAGGAGTTCACGGTGCTGGCCCGCCAGCACGGGCTGGCCCTGCGCACCGTCGGCTGCACCGCCACCGTGCGCAGCGATCCCACCCTGCTGCGCCGCATCCTGCAGAACTACCTGGCCAACGCCGTGCGCTACACCCGCACCGGCCGCATCCTGCTGGGCTGCCGGCGCCGCGGCGACCATCTGTCGATCGAGGTGTGGGATACCGGACCCGGCATCCCCGAGCACCGGGTGCCGGAGATCTTCATGGAGTTCCGCCAGCTCGACCATGACGGCGACGAGCGGGGCAAGGGGCTGGGCCTCGGGCTGGCCATCGTGGAACGGCTGGCCGGCATCCTCGACCACCCGGTCCATGTCCGCTCGCAGGTCGGGCGGGGCAGCGTCTTCTCCGTGCTGGTCCCGCTGACGGCGGAGCCGGTGGCGGCCCGGCCCGCGGTCGTCCGTCCGCGCGGGCGGGACCTGCGCGGCGTGCTGGTGCTGTGCCTGGAGAACGAACCGGCCATCGCCCGCGCCACCGAGGACCTGCTGTCGAGCTGGGCCTGCCGCGTCGTCACCGCCGCGACACCGGACCTGGCACTCGCCCGCCTGGAGGGGGCGGTGCCGGACGTGATCCTGACCGACTACCACCTCGACCGCAGCATCACCGGCGTGGAGGCGCTGGCGACGCTGCGGGCGGGCCTGGGCGCGAGCATCCCCGCCGCGGTGGTCACCGCCGACCGCGCCCCCGCCGTCCGCGAGGACATCGAGGGGGCCGGCTGCCGCCTGCTCTACAAGCCGGTCAAGCCGGGAGCGCTGCGCGCCCTGCTGGCGCAGCTTCTGGCGGAGGGGCAGAGGCTGGCGGGGTGA
- a CDS encoding general stress protein — translation MANQNDGQSKGGQHSGGNFKNDPERAAEAGRKGGHVSGGNFKNDPERAAEAGRKGGQHSHGGGGGDRS, via the coding sequence ATGGCGAACCAGAATGACGGACAGTCCAAGGGCGGCCAGCACTCCGGCGGCAACTTCAAGAACGACCCGGAACGGGCGGCCGAGGCCGGCCGCAAGGGCGGTCACGTCTCCGGCGGCAACTTCAAGAATGATCCGGAACGGGCGGCGGAAGCCGGCCGCAAGGGCGGCCAGCACTCGCACGGCGGCGGCGGCGGCGACCGGAGCTGA
- a CDS encoding MlaA family lipoprotein, with translation MPAPRRLAVAAVLAVAAAAGADARAEAPPAGTAADQAPERASGPAGPSGEGGLLDRYSRLMFSFNGAVYGRMDALAQWRDGWWPGGAADPQAPPGTEGALGNVVANLVNEPVTAITALAVGDLPNSWRSVQRFAINSTAGILGYYDTATAWGYGATHTDAGLSLCKAGVGEGPYLVLPFVGPRTTRDAVSDIVLTNLILWTVVGATFGTGASFQTLLVAETIEIVADVVATRQIDPQAKALRFTDYEKTREAYLLQRRARCEDLRRAG, from the coding sequence ATGCCGGCGCCGCGCCGCCTGGCCGTCGCCGCCGTGCTGGCCGTCGCGGCGGCGGCCGGCGCCGACGCCCGCGCCGAGGCGCCACCGGCCGGGACGGCCGCGGATCAGGCGCCGGAACGGGCGTCCGGTCCGGCGGGACCCTCCGGCGAGGGTGGGCTGCTCGACCGCTACAGCCGGCTGATGTTCTCCTTCAACGGCGCCGTCTACGGCCGGATGGACGCGCTGGCGCAGTGGCGCGACGGCTGGTGGCCGGGCGGCGCGGCCGACCCGCAGGCGCCGCCCGGCACCGAGGGCGCCCTGGGCAACGTGGTCGCCAATCTGGTCAACGAGCCGGTGACCGCCATCACCGCGCTGGCGGTGGGCGACCTGCCCAATTCCTGGCGGTCGGTCCAGCGCTTCGCCATCAACAGCACCGCCGGCATTCTCGGCTATTACGACACCGCCACCGCCTGGGGCTACGGCGCCACCCACACCGACGCCGGGCTCAGCCTGTGCAAGGCGGGCGTCGGCGAGGGCCCCTATCTGGTGCTGCCCTTCGTCGGACCGCGCACCACGCGCGACGCCGTCTCGGACATCGTGCTGACAAACCTCATCCTGTGGACGGTGGTCGGCGCCACCTTCGGGACGGGGGCGAGCTTCCAGACGCTGCTGGTGGCCGAGACCATCGAGATCGTCGCCGACGTGGTGGCGACGCGCCAGATCGACCCGCAGGCCAAGGCCCTGCGCTTCACCGACTACGAGAAGACCCGCGAGGCCTATCTGCTCCAGCGCCGCGCGCGCTGCGAGGATCTGCGCCGCGCCGGCTGA
- a CDS encoding pentapeptide repeat-containing protein translates to MRDERYLRAVRDALVRHQQWLLRDPPGLGRRANLSFQDLSGLGLKRINLAGAKLTGASLAGARLSGSVLSRVDLYGADLSRADLSGAQLQSADLRGARVDGATLSGADLRGADLRRGLMMEVGAQRAAGNPDGTTTFVGCSMARTVLAGCRMGQCDFSGSDLSGADFSDGDLTGAILIGANLTDAVIRRTALDGVLMCGARLDEELRATLERRGIDVDGTGMTTLAARVADLISTHQIWVDKEGRAGQRLELQRADLRGYSFANQLLCGAVMRFSSLRGADFSGAKLIMADLSYSDLRDADFTSADLSGCNLQGANLAGAKLWRARLREVDLAGDGSRLWPTSFEKAVLTGADLRDASLARVILRGADLTAIRTSLATLRGADLSGAGGLLQAPA, encoded by the coding sequence ATGAGGGACGAGCGTTACCTGCGAGCCGTTCGTGACGCGCTGGTCCGGCACCAGCAGTGGCTGCTGCGCGACCCGCCCGGCCTGGGCCGGCGCGCCAATCTCAGTTTCCAGGATCTCAGCGGCCTCGGGCTGAAGCGGATCAACCTCGCGGGCGCCAAGCTGACCGGGGCCAGCCTCGCCGGTGCGCGCCTGTCCGGTTCCGTGCTGTCGCGGGTCGATCTCTACGGCGCGGACCTCAGCCGCGCCGACCTGTCGGGCGCGCAGCTCCAGTCCGCCGACCTGCGCGGCGCGCGGGTGGACGGGGCCACGCTCAGCGGGGCGGACCTGCGGGGCGCCGACCTGCGCCGCGGCCTGATGATGGAAGTCGGGGCGCAGCGCGCCGCCGGCAACCCGGACGGCACCACCACCTTCGTCGGCTGCAGCATGGCCCGCACCGTGCTGGCCGGCTGCCGCATGGGGCAGTGCGACTTCTCGGGCAGCGACCTGTCGGGGGCCGACTTTTCCGACGGTGACCTCACCGGCGCCATCCTGATCGGCGCCAACCTGACCGACGCGGTGATCCGGCGCACCGCGCTCGACGGCGTGCTGATGTGCGGCGCCCGCCTCGACGAGGAACTGCGGGCGACGCTGGAGCGGCGGGGCATCGACGTCGACGGGACGGGGATGACGACGCTGGCCGCCCGGGTGGCCGACCTGATCTCCACCCACCAGATCTGGGTCGACAAGGAGGGGCGGGCGGGGCAGCGGCTGGAACTGCAGCGGGCCGACCTCCGCGGCTATTCCTTCGCCAACCAGCTCCTCTGCGGGGCGGTGATGCGGTTCAGCAGCCTGCGCGGCGCCGACTTCTCCGGCGCGAAGCTGATCATGGCGGATCTGTCCTACAGCGACCTGCGCGACGCGGACTTCACCAGCGCCGACCTGTCGGGCTGCAACCTGCAGGGCGCCAACCTCGCCGGCGCCAAGCTGTGGCGGGCCCGCCTGCGCGAGGTGGATCTGGCCGGCGACGGCAGCCGCCTGTGGCCGACCAGTTTCGAGAAGGCGGTGCTGACCGGGGCCGACCTGCGCGACGCCAGCCTTGCCCGCGTGATCCTGCGCGGGGCGGACCTCACGGCGATCAGGACCAGCCTCGCCACGCTGCGCGGCGCCGACCTGTCGGGGGCCGGCGGGCTGCTGCAGGCGCCGGCCTGA